Proteins co-encoded in one Streptococcus parauberis NCFD 2020 genomic window:
- a CDS encoding GNAT family N-acetyltransferase, whose protein sequence is MEIRLAFPNEVKQIMDLIDGAKEIIAAYGSDQWQDGYPDASIIIDDILAGQGYVALEDGEIVAYTAAIFGNEEAYNAIFDGNWLTDNKDYITFHRIAVAKDKQGQAIGQTFLQGLIEGFDQVDFRGDTHEMNLGMQHIFEKLGYTYCGKVPLAGVRLAYQKIKGDDEKADYQEVDEDSRYGL, encoded by the coding sequence ATGGAAATTAGATTGGCTTTTCCTAATGAAGTAAAGCAAATTATGGACCTCATTGATGGGGCAAAAGAAATCATTGCTGCTTATGGCAGTGACCAATGGCAAGATGGTTATCCAGATGCCTCAATAATTATTGATGACATTTTGGCTGGTCAGGGTTATGTTGCCTTGGAAGATGGTGAGATTGTGGCTTATACGGCTGCCATTTTTGGCAATGAGGAAGCCTATAATGCTATATTTGATGGTAATTGGTTAACAGATAATAAAGACTATATTACTTTTCACCGAATTGCTGTTGCTAAAGACAAACAAGGACAAGCTATCGGACAAACCTTCTTACAAGGACTCATTGAAGGATTTGATCAAGTTGATTTCCGTGGCGATACGCATGAAATGAACTTGGGTATGCAACATATTTTTGAAAAGTTGGGCTATACCTACTGTGGTAAAGTGCCATTAGCAGGTGTAAGACTTGCCTATCAAAAAATTAAAGGTGACGACGAAAAGGCTGATTATCAAGAAGTTGATGAAGATAGTCGCTATGGTTTATAA
- the serC gene encoding 3-phosphoserine/phosphohydroxythreonine transaminase — MTIYNFSAGPAVLPKPVLEKAQAEMLDYQSSGMSVLEMSHRSKEFDKIIKDAEYLLRELMAIPDNYRVLFLQGGASTQFTMLPLNLARGKKAYYLVAGSWGKKAYTEALKLAKTVPFEPILLASSEDSNFDQIPTYDATQIDPDAAYVHLTTNNTIEGTAIYDLPDTNGVPIVADMSSNILAVRYQVEKFGLIYAGAQKNIGPAGVTVVIVRNDFLNEQPTPSSMLDYKIQADAQSLYNTPPAYSIYIAKMVFEWVKKLGGLDQMETLNRDKSGLLYNYIDQSEFYSSPVKNSKDRSVANIPFTTPSKELDDAFVKEADARGFKNIKGHRSVGGMRASLYNAFPAEGVVALVDFMKEFEAKNK; from the coding sequence ATGACAATTTATAATTTCTCTGCAGGACCTGCTGTCTTGCCAAAACCTGTCCTTGAAAAAGCACAAGCAGAAATGCTTGACTATCAATCAAGTGGCATGAGTGTATTAGAAATGTCCCACCGATCCAAAGAATTCGATAAAATCATCAAAGATGCTGAATACCTTTTAAGAGAATTAATGGCTATTCCTGATAACTACCGTGTCCTCTTTTTACAAGGGGGAGCATCAACGCAATTTACCATGCTCCCATTAAACTTAGCTCGTGGTAAAAAAGCCTACTATTTGGTGGCAGGTTCATGGGGGAAAAAAGCATATACAGAAGCATTGAAACTTGCTAAAACAGTGCCCTTTGAACCAATCTTGCTAGCATCATCAGAAGATAGCAACTTTGACCAGATTCCAACTTACGATGCGACGCAAATTGACCCAGATGCCGCTTATGTCCACCTAACAACCAACAATACTATTGAAGGAACAGCTATCTATGATTTGCCGGACACCAACGGTGTCCCCATTGTGGCCGATATGTCATCAAACATTCTAGCAGTTCGCTACCAAGTGGAAAAATTTGGTCTGATTTATGCTGGCGCTCAGAAGAATATTGGGCCAGCTGGAGTAACTGTTGTCATTGTCAGAAATGATTTTCTCAACGAACAACCAACGCCGTCAAGTATGTTAGATTATAAGATTCAAGCAGATGCACAATCTTTATATAATACGCCACCAGCTTATAGTATTTATATTGCTAAGATGGTCTTTGAATGGGTCAAAAAACTTGGTGGCTTAGATCAAATGGAAACTTTGAACAGAGATAAATCAGGTTTATTATATAACTATATTGATCAATCTGAGTTTTATTCAAGCCCTGTCAAAAATTCAAAAGACCGTTCAGTGGCAAATATTCCCTTTACAACACCAAGTAAAGAATTAGATGATGCTTTTGTCAAAGAAGCAGATGCTCGTGGCTTTAAAAATATTAAGGGTCACCGTAGTGTTGGAGGTATGCGTGCCAGCTTATACAATGCCTTTCCAGCTGAAGGTGTTGTTGCTTTAGTTGATTTTATGAAAGAATTTGAAGCTAAGAATAAGTAA
- a CDS encoding copper homeostasis protein CutC — protein MLIKEFCAENLTNLSNLQAPAISRVELCDNLAVGGTTPSFGVIKEACQLLQEKSITVATMIRPRGGDFIYNDIELRAMEEDMIKAIEAGSDALVLGCLTSENLLDTDAIEQLLPASQGLPLVFHMAFDAIPEEEQKTSIDALIDYGFVRILLHGGSANQSIYDNINHIKDLINYADGRIELMIGGGVTAANAEELSQMTGTKVVHGTKII, from the coding sequence ATGTTAATCAAAGAATTTTGTGCAGAAAATTTAACTAATTTAAGCAATTTACAAGCTCCTGCTATTTCACGTGTTGAATTATGTGATAACTTAGCTGTTGGTGGAACAACACCTTCTTTTGGAGTTATTAAAGAGGCTTGTCAATTATTACAGGAAAAATCAATCACTGTAGCAACAATGATTCGCCCAAGAGGTGGAGACTTCATTTATAACGACATAGAACTAAGAGCCATGGAAGAAGATATGATTAAAGCCATTGAAGCTGGCTCAGATGCTTTAGTCCTAGGATGCTTAACATCAGAAAACCTCTTAGATACAGATGCCATAGAACAGCTCCTACCGGCTAGCCAAGGTTTACCACTTGTCTTCCATATGGCTTTTGATGCAATCCCTGAAGAAGAGCAAAAAACAAGCATCGATGCCTTGATTGATTATGGTTTTGTTCGCATTTTATTGCATGGCGGTTCAGCTAATCAAAGTATATACGACAATATAAACCACATCAAAGATTTAATCAACTATGCTGACGGACGCATTGAGTTAATGATCGGTGGAGGTGTCACTGCCGCGAATGCAGAAGAACTCAGTCAAATGACTGGAACAAAAGTTGTTCACGGCACAAAAATAATCTAA
- a CDS encoding DUF5684 domain-containing protein: MTEDEYALVAIVGIYGIIFIIALISILLMVIGNWRLFKKAGQEGWKSIIPIYADFVKHEITFGPENKWLYFIGWVFPIYYSYTHFCYLRAFGASKGLAVLGLFFPGIVTLVVAFGKLYQEDNYHIVKHLMG; encoded by the coding sequence ATGACTGAAGATGAATATGCATTAGTTGCCATTGTGGGCATCTATGGAATTATTTTTATTATTGCTTTAATTTCAATACTTTTAATGGTAATTGGGAATTGGCGTCTATTCAAAAAGGCTGGCCAAGAAGGTTGGAAATCAATCATTCCAATCTATGCTGATTTTGTCAAACATGAAATTACATTTGGGCCTGAAAATAAATGGCTTTACTTTATTGGATGGGTTTTCCCGATTTATTATTCTTATACACATTTTTGCTATTTAAGAGCATTTGGTGCATCAAAAGGCTTAGCAGTACTTGGTTTATTTTTCCCAGGAATTGTGACCTTAGTTGTAGCTTTTGGTAAACTATATCAAGAAGATAACTACCATATTGTTAAACACCTTATGGGCTAA
- the rsmI gene encoding 16S rRNA (cytidine(1402)-2'-O)-methyltransferase, translating into MQIQKSFKDKKTSGILYLVPTPIGNLQDMTFRAVETLKSVDLICAEDTRNTGLLLKQFEIPTKQFSFHEHNAFEKIPYLIDLLLSGQSLAQVSDAGMPSISDPGHDLVKSAIANDINVVALPGASAGITALIASGLAPQPHIFYGFLPRKAGQQKEFFREKEVYPETQIFYESPYRVADTLENMLTIYGDRQVVLVRELTKIFEEYQRGQISELLTSIKETPLKGECLLIVSGQSELKQDINPEDLERSLPDLVQELINQGIKPNQAIKTVAKDYQLNRQDVYNVYHGL; encoded by the coding sequence ATGCAAATTCAAAAAAGTTTCAAAGATAAAAAAACGTCAGGAATTCTTTATTTAGTTCCGACCCCGATTGGTAATCTGCAAGATATGACGTTCAGAGCCGTTGAAACGCTTAAGTCTGTCGATTTGATTTGCGCAGAAGATACTAGGAATACCGGATTACTACTTAAGCAATTTGAGATTCCAACCAAACAGTTTTCATTTCACGAGCATAATGCATTTGAAAAAATTCCTTATTTAATTGATTTATTATTATCTGGGCAATCGCTGGCGCAGGTCTCAGATGCTGGGATGCCATCTATTTCTGACCCTGGTCATGATTTGGTCAAATCAGCTATCGCAAATGACATTAACGTTGTTGCCTTGCCAGGAGCATCCGCAGGAATAACAGCTTTGATTGCAAGTGGTTTAGCACCGCAACCCCATATATTTTATGGCTTTTTGCCAAGAAAAGCAGGCCAACAAAAAGAATTCTTTAGAGAAAAAGAAGTTTATCCAGAAACCCAAATTTTTTATGAATCACCATACCGTGTAGCAGATACTTTAGAAAATATGCTGACAATCTATGGTGATCGTCAAGTAGTGCTGGTCAGAGAATTAACAAAAATATTTGAAGAATATCAACGCGGTCAAATTTCTGAACTCCTTACCTCTATTAAAGAAACCCCATTAAAAGGGGAATGTTTATTGATTGTCTCAGGACAAAGTGAACTAAAGCAAGATATTAACCCTGAAGATCTGGAAAGAAGTTTACCAGACTTAGTTCAAGAATTGATTAATCAAGGTATAAAACCAAATCAGGCGATCAAAACAGTTGCAAAAGATTATCAATTAAATCGACAAGATGTCTATAATGTATATCATGGTCTATAA
- the yabA gene encoding DNA replication initiation control protein YabA, which yields MVTLADVEAMKKQVQGLVEENTVLRIENTKLRDRLSQVEHETVHKTLKQGKEHLESIYDEGFHICNLFYGQRRENDEECMFCRELLDRK from the coding sequence ATGGTTACATTAGCTGATGTAGAAGCTATGAAAAAACAAGTCCAAGGCTTAGTTGAAGAAAATACAGTATTACGAATTGAAAATACAAAATTACGTGATCGTTTAAGTCAAGTAGAACATGAAACGGTTCATAAAACCCTAAAACAAGGGAAAGAACACTTAGAAAGCATATATGACGAAGGTTTCCATATCTGTAATTTATTTTACGGACAACGCCGTGAAAATGATGAAGAGTGTATGTTTTGTAGAGAATTATTAGACAGAAAGTAG